The DNA window CCTGGCGAAACGGACAAGCGTGATGCAACGCCTCTCCCTCAAACGCCCCGCTGGCCGCCGTCAAACGAAGGCGATTCCGCAGCAAGCCACTACGACCGAGTTCCGCCTCGGAAGCGTTTCCCTAAGGCCCTGCCCGGCCACCCGCCGCGCCGGGCTTCTCGAACAAACGACTTGACCTCGGCTCCTCGAACGTCAATTCGATCCCGCCCACACGCGCAGCAACAACTCGCAGCGGGAAATCTCCGCACCGGCCCGCGAGGACAAATCCTAATTGTTCTGCGACATCTAAGTTTGGAGATCGACGTTGCTTTGCACGCACGCCCCTGAGACCAAAGTATTTGCAGATCAGGTTGGCAATGGTTCCGTACTTTTTTCGGCTATGTACAAAAGATAACGATTCGTCGGTGTGCTGGCAAATTCATTCGGCCGCGCGTCTGAGTCAAGGTCAGCCATACATAGTCTCAATGTGTTGTCTGAGACGCTGAATATGCCGCGCTGCAGCCGTGGCTTCTTGACATCGTCACGGGTGACATCTATTTCGCCGTAGTCGGTACCATCGCGGGCGACGTACGGCATGTCCCATGCGGCCCATCGATCACCGGTTACGATTGTATCTTCGAGAAACCATAGAAACTTGTTGTCGTCATCCGGTTCGCGATCATCAAAGCCAGCATCAAGCCGCTGTGTAATACGCCAAGCTCCGCGAAGTGAGAGTACAGATGACTTTGCCATTGGTCAGGAACACTGCTGTCGGGTAACGTTGGCGATCACCCGGTCGCCGCGAGTGACTCGCCATTTGAAAACGCGCCGTCGGCGACTCGGCGTGCATCGCTTGGTTCTGCCTTATGTCGGTTGCCAAACGAAAAAGGTCCTGTCACACGACAGACACTTGAAGATACAGACCTCACGAAGTGACTCGGGCTTCAATTCAAAGTCCCAGTGTGGCTCGACGGGGCGCCGATCCCAGAATTGGTTCTGCGAAGGAACGTGTACCGATTCGTCGTAATCGGCGGGAACACCCACGAATTCACACCAGTCGCCACAGCAAAGAGGCCAATCCTCGCGTTGCATCATAAGCGGGATGTGTGGAATTCGATGGTATTGTTGCACTGCGTTCTGTTTGTCGCTGGCATACGCGTTGATTAGTTTTTGGACTTCGCCGATCTCGTAATCGCTCTTGCGCACCAGGCCAGCGTTGATGCAGTCTGCACACGCAGCGTAAATCTCGGGTTCTTCGTCGGCCAACTGGGGATTGGCCGCTGCCGATGGATTGGCAACCTCACCGCGATAGTTGTACGAAACAACGCCAGCACGTTCACAGCACTGGCATTCGCCAAGTCCGGACGGTTCCAAGGCAGTTTCAGCGATGTATCGGAACGTGGTGCCCATCAGTTTGTCATGGCAGAACGACGAGGATAACCGGGCCGGGGGTTGGTGTCGCTGAGCGGAGCGAACGCCCGGGGTTGTGCCGGCTCCGGTTGATCCGTTTGTTCAAGGAAGCCGCTGCGCGGCAGGTTTTGATTTTACCCCTTCGCTGTGGTTGTACGCCATCCTTGGAAGGACGTTTTTCTTTGCGTTTTTCCAGGAGGTTGATCATGAGCGAATTGCGACGGCGGATGACGGAGGACCTGCA is part of the Lignipirellula cremea genome and encodes:
- a CDS encoding CbrC family protein, with translation MGTTFRYIAETALEPSGLGECQCCERAGVVSYNYRGEVANPSAAANPQLADEEPEIYAACADCINAGLVRKSDYEIGEVQKLINAYASDKQNAVQQYHRIPHIPLMMQREDWPLCCGDWCEFVGVPADYDESVHVPSQNQFWDRRPVEPHWDFELKPESLREVCIFKCLSCDRTFFVWQPT
- a CDS encoding YheU family protein; this encodes MAKSSVLSLRGAWRITQRLDAGFDDREPDDDNKFLWFLEDTIVTGDRWAAWDMPYVARDGTDYGEIDVTRDDVKKPRLQRGIFSVSDNTLRLCMADLDSDARPNEFASTPTNRYLLYIAEKSTEPLPT